One genomic segment of Mytilus trossulus isolate FHL-02 chromosome 4, PNRI_Mtr1.1.1.hap1, whole genome shotgun sequence includes these proteins:
- the LOC134715543 gene encoding uncharacterized protein LOC134715543, translating into MLYIEMSKEKANQLKEEGNKCVKEGNYAEAVLHYTHAIGQDGRNHVLYSNRSLCFLKLHQYYYAMEDAKESIKLKSDWPKGFFRKGEVEFAVGNYTLAMMAYKQAELIDPTDQGIKVAMLKTTKEVIRVRKEERRQPWLYGGGGLLIGFIIVLADQFLTDKPSIQNIVLQIVLIIVFGGMGLLVLKTYRFVIESQQSSLLEEPVDLMKAMNGEDDLPEASSTETKEEDKKPHRKGGVGSARQRYKMGKS; encoded by the exons atgtTGTACATAGAGATGTCGAAAGAAAAG GCTAATCAGTTGAAGGAAGAAGGAAACAAATGTGTAAAAGAAGGCAATTATGCTGAAGCTGTTCTTCATTACACACATGCTATTGGACAAGATGGACGAAACCATGTTTTATACAGCAATAGATCACTATGCTTTCTCAAACTTCATCAGTATTATTATGCCATGGAAGATGCCAAAGAAAGTATTAAGCTGAAATCTGATTGGCCAAAG gGTTTTTTCAGAAAAGGAGAAGTGGAATTTGCTGTTGGAAACTACACATTAGCTATGATGGCTTACAAG CAAGCTGAATTAATTGATCCTACAGACCAAGGAATCAAAGTTGCGatgttaaaaacaacaaaagaagtAATTAGAGTAAGAAAAG AGGAAAGACGTCAGCCATGGTTGTATGGTGGAGGTGGCCTACTAATAGGTTTTATTATTGTACTGGCAGACCAGTTCCTCACAGATAAACCTTCAATACAA aaCATAGTACTAcagattgttttaattatagTATTTGGAGGAATGGGACTCcttgttttaaaaacatacag GTTTGTTATAGAAAGTCAGCAGAGTTCTCTTTTGGAAGAGCCAGTAGATTTAATGAAAG CAATGAATGGGGAGGACGACTTACCAGAAGCATCAAGTACAGAGACTAAAGAGGAGGATAAAAAGCCTCACAGGAAAGGTGGAGTGGGGTCTGCAAGACAGAGATATAAAATGGGAAAGAGCTGA